One part of the Tunicatimonas pelagia genome encodes these proteins:
- a CDS encoding baeRF7 domain-containing protein yields the protein MKTMTKEDLQTLADFSGINCVSIYIPTHKKGHQVNEGQDAILLKNHYQQIRQQLKDKDISESEANEYLVPIKQLIDDNDFWRYQEHGLAVFLGTDYFKYLKLPYSVREFNMLSTSFHLDQIVPLLHKEHPFYILAISLNKIRLLEGDQQNIEELDIQDMVPEGMEDALSYYDFEKNLQSHSGQGDSGSPIYHGHGGDGDKDNVYVEEYFRRVNDALDQIIEDRNRPVVLAAVESHHPIYREANKTLKLADNGITMNPDRESAENLHQKATEALKDYFNQDKQSEMDRYTALAGSGQASYSIEEIAPAAINGRIDALFVVEGTHRWGYIDREENSVQLHESEQENGHDLVAKSAVQTILHGGNTYIVKKEDLPEEFVDADLAAIFRW from the coding sequence ATGAAGACGATGACCAAAGAAGACTTGCAGACACTCGCTGATTTTTCCGGGATTAACTGCGTTAGTATTTATATTCCTACCCATAAAAAAGGCCATCAGGTGAATGAGGGACAGGATGCAATTTTACTGAAAAATCACTACCAACAAATTCGCCAGCAACTGAAGGATAAAGATATTTCGGAAAGCGAGGCTAACGAATATTTAGTACCTATCAAGCAGTTGATAGATGATAATGATTTTTGGCGTTACCAGGAACATGGGTTGGCAGTTTTTCTAGGAACCGATTATTTTAAGTACCTAAAGTTACCCTATTCGGTGCGGGAGTTTAACATGCTTAGTACTTCTTTTCACCTAGATCAGATTGTACCACTACTGCACAAAGAGCATCCGTTCTACATTTTGGCAATCAGTCTAAATAAGATTCGCTTGCTGGAAGGCGATCAACAAAATATAGAAGAATTAGATATTCAGGATATGGTACCCGAAGGCATGGAAGATGCCTTGAGCTACTACGATTTTGAAAAAAACCTACAATCGCATTCCGGACAAGGTGACTCGGGTTCTCCTATTTACCACGGGCACGGTGGTGACGGAGATAAAGATAATGTTTACGTAGAAGAATACTTCCGTCGGGTGAACGATGCTTTGGATCAAATCATTGAAGATAGAAACCGTCCGGTGGTGCTGGCTGCTGTAGAATCCCACCATCCTATCTATCGCGAAGCTAACAAAACATTGAAATTGGCTGACAACGGTATTACAATGAACCCTGATCGCGAATCGGCTGAAAATTTGCACCAAAAAGCCACCGAAGCCCTGAAAGACTATTTTAACCAAGACAAACAAAGTGAGATGGATCGTTACACAGCACTGGCTGGTTCCGGGCAAGCTTCATACAGTATTGAAGAAATAGCTCCCGCCGCCATCAACGGGCGGATTGATGCGCTGTTTGTAGTAGAGGGAACCCACCGTTGGGGATACATCGACCGTGAGGAAAACTCAGTGCAGTTACACGAATCTGAGCAGGAAAACGGTCACGATCTGGTAGCAAAATCAGCGGTGCAGACTATTTTACACGGTGGCAACACCTACATAGTGAAAAAGGAGGATTTACCCGAAGAATTCGTGGATGCCGATCTGGCCGCCATTTTCCGGTGGTAA
- a CDS encoding protein-tyrosine-phosphatase, with the protein MLHNDLAYYIQTATEEYNQITAQRKADLQEVSSYVSQKLSAKKTTNLVVICTHNSRRSHFGQFWLQAATYYYHLPNIRTFSGGTEATAFHPNAVAALERAGVNFSQTDKSSSNPQYLASWDNDHPAIPMFSKKYDHSENPRSLFAAIMVCSDADEACPFIPGADARFSLPYQDPKQYDNTPQEREQYDERCRQIAREMLYAMSSVQ; encoded by the coding sequence ATGTTACACAATGATTTAGCGTACTACATTCAGACTGCAACTGAAGAATATAATCAAATCACTGCCCAGCGGAAAGCTGACTTGCAAGAAGTGAGTAGCTATGTTTCTCAAAAATTGTCGGCTAAAAAAACAACCAACCTGGTAGTAATTTGTACGCATAATTCGCGACGAAGCCACTTCGGTCAATTTTGGTTACAGGCAGCGACTTACTACTATCATTTACCCAATATTCGTACGTTCTCAGGGGGCACTGAGGCTACGGCTTTTCATCCGAACGCGGTAGCCGCGTTAGAACGGGCTGGAGTAAATTTTTCTCAAACCGACAAATCTAGCAGCAACCCGCAATATCTAGCTTCATGGGACAATGATCATCCTGCTATACCGATGTTTTCTAAAAAGTACGATCATTCGGAAAATCCCCGAAGCTTGTTTGCGGCCATTATGGTTTGTTCCGATGCCGATGAAGCTTGCCCGTTTATACCTGGTGCCGATGCCCGCTTCTCCCTTCCCTACCAAGACCCCAAGCAGTACGATAACACCCCACAAGAGCGCGAACAGTACGACGAACGCTGTCGCCAAATAGCCCGCGAAATGCTTTATGCAATGAGCAGCGTGCAATGA
- a CDS encoding complex I subunit 1/NuoH family protein, translating into MGTFLFFLPFLLGFTVVGVYAERKISAFIQDRMGPMEVGKYGLLQTVADLLKLIQKEDIVPKAADRILFLAAPVIIFVAVFAGFSVLPLTSGFRGSTAEIGLFFLLAIVSLDVVGVLMAGWGSNNKYALYGALRSVAQIISYEIPLGLSVLCVVIVSQSFDLQTISYQQGILSTEVTTVPVYLFGIANWQIDVTHIGGILSWNIVRVPILFFAFIIYFIASLAESNRAPFDLPEAESELIGGYHTEYSGFRWALFMLSEYAMMLLVSFLGTILFLGSWNTPLPNLGVVTLADWTTGEPNTWLAHTWGIFWLFSKTLLLVAVQMWVRWTYPRLRVDQLMNLCWKYLIPASLLLVLLSAVWRLWML; encoded by the coding sequence ATGGGTACGTTTCTGTTTTTCCTTCCGTTTTTGCTGGGCTTTACGGTGGTAGGTGTGTACGCCGAGCGGAAGATTTCAGCCTTCATTCAAGACCGGATGGGACCCATGGAAGTAGGTAAGTACGGACTGCTACAAACGGTGGCTGATCTGTTAAAGCTAATTCAGAAGGAAGATATTGTACCCAAAGCGGCGGATCGTATCCTGTTTCTGGCTGCTCCGGTTATTATTTTTGTGGCGGTTTTCGCCGGATTCTCAGTACTACCACTTACCTCTGGTTTTCGGGGTTCTACCGCTGAGATAGGCCTATTCTTCCTTCTGGCGATTGTCTCGCTGGATGTAGTCGGAGTTCTGATGGCTGGTTGGGGTTCTAATAACAAGTACGCACTTTACGGAGCACTGCGGTCGGTCGCGCAAATTATCAGCTACGAAATTCCGCTGGGACTGTCGGTGCTTTGTGTGGTTATTGTTTCTCAAAGTTTCGATCTTCAGACTATTTCTTACCAACAAGGCATTTTATCTACGGAAGTCACGACTGTTCCGGTGTACCTATTTGGCATTGCCAATTGGCAGATTGATGTAACCCATATCGGCGGAATTTTATCTTGGAACATCGTTCGGGTTCCGATTTTGTTTTTTGCGTTTATCATCTACTTCATCGCCTCACTCGCTGAAAGCAACCGCGCCCCGTTTGATTTGCCCGAAGCGGAATCAGAACTAATTGGCGGCTATCATACCGAGTACTCTGGCTTTCGCTGGGCGTTGTTCATGCTATCCGAATACGCCATGATGCTGCTGGTGAGCTTTTTAGGGACAATCCTCTTTCTGGGAAGTTGGAATACCCCGTTACCCAATCTCGGAGTGGTAACTTTAGCCGATTGGACTACTGGTGAACCCAACACTTGGTTGGCTCATACTTGGGGTATCTTCTGGCTATTTAGTAAAACACTACTGCTGGTAGCTGTGCAAATGTGGGTTCGTTGGACGTATCCCCGGCTGCGGGTGGATCAACTGATGAACCTCTGCTGGAAGTATCTGATTCCAGCTTCGTTACTATTGGTGCTGCTGTCGGCCGTCTGGAGATTGTGGATGCTGTAG
- a CDS encoding DMT family transporter — protein MNPYLLAILAILILGSAGAFIKIIALPPIVLTFFRTLIPTVLLFSYFKLIRRRRLFRYSAKWLLVGSLLNAGRLFLFIASYSYTSIVNAIVIFYTWPVFTVLYSRIWLKESIPRRNQILLFLPLIGIVIIFSDQQVTTDEQDLIGMGAMSLSSMLYAFTVLIFKRTSQEYTGFETVFFQNLLGGFIFLPFALPYLNKIDLPTYGLITLFSIFIGVLAFGMFFQALQKMRASTLSYLAYLEVVIASLYGILLFDETVTGQFVIGAVLIIVATLLFKKG, from the coding sequence ATGAACCCTTATCTGCTGGCGATACTTGCCATTCTAATTCTTGGTTCAGCTGGGGCTTTTATTAAGATAATAGCCTTACCACCTATTGTACTTACTTTTTTCCGCACGTTAATTCCTACGGTATTACTGTTTAGTTACTTCAAGCTCATTCGCCGAAGGCGTTTGTTCCGCTACTCGGCTAAGTGGCTGCTGGTGGGGTCGCTGCTAAATGCAGGACGACTGTTCTTATTTATCGCTAGCTATTCTTATACCAGTATCGTTAATGCGATTGTTATTTTTTACACTTGGCCAGTATTTACGGTGCTCTACAGCCGCATTTGGCTAAAAGAATCTATTCCTCGGCGTAATCAGATTCTTCTATTTCTACCCCTTATTGGCATTGTCATCATATTTTCTGACCAGCAAGTTACCACGGATGAACAAGACCTCATTGGTATGGGAGCGATGTCGCTCTCATCTATGCTGTACGCATTTACGGTGCTTATCTTCAAAAGAACCTCGCAGGAGTACACTGGCTTTGAGACCGTGTTCTTTCAGAATCTACTGGGTGGGTTCATTTTTTTGCCATTTGCCCTACCTTATTTAAATAAGATTGACCTACCAACGTACGGACTAATCACACTCTTTTCAATTTTTATTGGAGTGTTGGCCTTCGGCATGTTTTTTCAGGCACTACAAAAGATGCGAGCATCTACTCTTTCTTATCTGGCCTATCTGGAAGTGGTTATTGCCAGTTTGTACGGCATACTACTCTTTGATGAAACCGTTACTGGTCAGTTTGTGATTGGTGCAGTGCTGATTATCGTGGCTACACTGTTGTTTAAAAAGGGGTAA
- a CDS encoding glutamine synthetase beta-grasp domain-containing protein, whose product MSKTKLEYIWLDGYQPTQSLRSKTKILPDFGGKLEDCPMWSFDGSSTEQAEGGSSDCLLKPVALFPDPARVDGYLVMTEVLNSDGTPHESNGRATIDDDDDDFWFGFEQEYFLWDTEINKPLGFPEEGFPKRGQGPYYCSVGAQNAYGREVIEDHLDQCLEAGVNVEGINAEVAAGQWEFQTFAKGAAAAGDHVWVARYLAERNAEKYGLSINWHPKPLGDTDWNGSGMHANFSNSTLREAGSKETYERICEAFRPVVKEHIEVYGADNDQRLTGKHETQSIDQFSYGVSDRGASIRIPIATVENGWKGWLEDRRPASNGDPYKIAARIVKTVKGAS is encoded by the coding sequence ATGTCTAAGACAAAACTAGAGTACATCTGGCTAGATGGCTACCAACCTACCCAAAGCCTACGAAGCAAAACTAAAATTTTACCAGACTTTGGCGGAAAACTAGAAGATTGCCCTATGTGGTCGTTCGACGGTAGTTCTACCGAACAGGCAGAAGGTGGCTCTTCTGATTGCCTTCTAAAGCCAGTCGCGCTCTTCCCAGACCCCGCTCGAGTAGATGGTTATTTAGTTATGACCGAAGTACTAAACTCCGATGGTACTCCGCACGAGTCTAACGGACGAGCTACAATTGATGATGACGATGATGACTTTTGGTTTGGGTTTGAACAGGAGTACTTTCTTTGGGATACTGAAATCAATAAGCCTCTTGGTTTTCCAGAAGAAGGGTTTCCGAAAAGGGGGCAAGGCCCTTATTACTGCTCAGTAGGTGCTCAGAACGCCTACGGACGCGAAGTGATTGAAGATCACCTGGATCAGTGTTTGGAAGCTGGAGTGAACGTAGAAGGTATTAATGCCGAAGTAGCCGCCGGACAATGGGAATTCCAAACTTTTGCTAAAGGTGCTGCTGCTGCTGGTGACCATGTATGGGTAGCTCGCTACCTCGCTGAGCGCAACGCTGAAAAGTATGGACTGTCTATCAACTGGCACCCTAAGCCACTAGGAGACACTGACTGGAACGGTTCCGGTATGCACGCCAACTTCTCTAATTCAACGCTACGGGAAGCTGGGTCCAAAGAAACTTACGAAAGAATCTGCGAGGCTTTCCGACCCGTGGTAAAAGAGCATATTGAAGTTTACGGGGCTGATAATGACCAACGACTAACCGGTAAGCACGAAACCCAATCTATCGATCAGTTTTCTTACGGGGTTTCTGACCGAGGGGCCTCTATTCGTATTCCGATTGCTACGGTAGAAAATGGCTGGAAAGGCTGGCTAGAAGATCGTCGTCCAGCTTCTAACGGTGATCCTTACAAAATTGCTGCCCGCATTGTGAAAACCGTAAAAGGAGCTAGCTAA
- the mtaB gene encoding tRNA (N(6)-L-threonylcarbamoyladenosine(37)-C(2))-methylthiotransferase MtaB, with translation MEEASRSVAFYTLGCKLNYSETSTLGRLVEERGYRKTNFQQGADIYIINTCSVTDNADKKCRKVVREALKYSPSAYVCIVGCYAQLKPKEIAEIPGVDAVLGAAEKFRLLDLLDGFQKKSEPQVFASEVTEARRFNSAYSLHDRTRTFLKVQDGCNYHCTFCTIPLARGKSRSDTVESVVNQAREIAQTGVKEIVLTGVNIGDYGIIDGKRTNRFIDLVQELDQVEGINRFRISSIEPNLLSNEVIEFVAQSQRFVPHFHIPLQSGANKILRQMRRRYLRELYADRVQKIKTLMPHCAIGVDVIVGFPGETEEDFLETYHFLNSLPISYLHVFTYSERANTPAAEMDAVVPMKTRQQRSKMLRTLSEKKRRKFYQENLEQTATVLYEEDVEDGQMHGFTENYVRVSTPYDPLLINELQSVQLGEINELGTVTVAPVSALVL, from the coding sequence ATGGAAGAAGCATCGCGCTCAGTCGCATTTTATACTTTGGGTTGCAAGCTGAACTACTCAGAAACCTCCACACTGGGTAGGCTAGTAGAGGAGCGGGGGTACCGTAAAACTAACTTTCAGCAAGGTGCCGATATTTATATCATTAATACTTGCTCGGTAACTGATAACGCCGACAAAAAGTGCCGGAAGGTAGTACGTGAAGCCCTCAAGTATTCGCCTAGTGCTTACGTTTGTATTGTAGGCTGCTACGCCCAGCTCAAACCCAAAGAAATTGCGGAGATTCCGGGAGTAGATGCAGTGTTGGGAGCGGCTGAAAAGTTTCGGTTGCTAGATTTACTGGATGGTTTTCAGAAGAAATCAGAGCCACAGGTGTTTGCTTCTGAGGTTACCGAAGCTCGCCGGTTCAATTCGGCTTACTCATTACACGATCGCACCCGCACTTTTCTGAAGGTGCAAGACGGCTGCAACTATCACTGTACATTTTGTACCATTCCGCTAGCGCGCGGTAAAAGTCGCAGTGACACCGTTGAGTCAGTGGTGAACCAAGCCCGAGAGATTGCTCAAACTGGCGTGAAGGAGATTGTGCTTACTGGAGTAAATATTGGCGACTACGGAATAATTGATGGAAAGCGTACGAACCGTTTTATAGATTTAGTACAGGAGCTAGACCAGGTGGAAGGCATCAATCGCTTCCGAATTTCATCCATTGAGCCAAACTTACTAAGCAACGAAGTAATTGAGTTCGTAGCTCAGTCGCAACGATTTGTACCACACTTTCATATTCCGCTGCAATCGGGGGCTAACAAAATTTTACGCCAGATGCGACGGCGCTACCTGCGCGAACTATACGCTGACCGGGTGCAAAAGATTAAAACCCTGATGCCTCACTGTGCTATTGGGGTAGATGTAATTGTTGGCTTTCCGGGCGAAACCGAAGAAGATTTTTTGGAGACCTACCACTTCCTGAATAGCCTTCCTATTTCCTACCTACACGTTTTTACCTATTCGGAAAGAGCGAATACTCCGGCTGCCGAAATGGATGCAGTGGTACCCATGAAAACCCGGCAGCAGCGATCTAAAATGCTACGAACCCTTTCGGAAAAAAAGCGGCGGAAGTTCTACCAAGAAAATTTGGAACAAACCGCTACGGTACTCTACGAAGAAGACGTAGAAGATGGGCAGATGCATGGTTTTACCGAAAACTACGTACGGGTAAGTACACCCTACGACCCGCTACTCATCAATGAGCTGCAATCGGTTCAGTTAGGCGAAATTAATGAGCTAGGAACCGTTACTGTAGCTCCTGTCTCGGCACTAGTTTTATAA
- a CDS encoding outer membrane beta-barrel protein, which produces MFELKDFIMRLLAGVFAFLLFPLVTSAQMSMYGGLTISTIRSQHLVGDTRPTVGYQMGLNYDWITPKLTPFYPSLSVDLTRKGYAQEIGGTRHAYRLSYLTVYPNMNYSIGEQWSVGAGVELSALFRARYRQGSDNIGVIENYRGSDIGLRAEVRWHSQQRWGLHAGYTHGLRKLVKYPSISDTGDFVGTIRDVSTRTIYFGFRTSLSYL; this is translated from the coding sequence TTGTTTGAGTTAAAAGACTTCATTATGCGATTGTTAGCTGGGGTGTTCGCTTTTCTACTTTTTCCTCTGGTCACATCGGCTCAGATGTCAATGTACGGCGGGCTTACAATAAGCACTATTCGTAGTCAGCACCTTGTAGGTGATACTCGACCAACGGTAGGGTATCAGATGGGGTTAAACTATGATTGGATTACACCCAAGCTCACACCTTTTTATCCCAGCCTATCGGTAGATCTCACCCGAAAGGGCTACGCCCAAGAAATAGGTGGTACTCGCCATGCCTATCGGCTTTCGTATCTCACTGTTTATCCGAACATGAATTACTCAATTGGCGAACAGTGGTCGGTAGGTGCCGGAGTAGAGTTAAGCGCATTGTTTCGGGCACGGTATCGGCAAGGCTCAGATAATATTGGGGTTATTGAGAACTACCGTGGTAGCGACATCGGCCTACGCGCTGAGGTTCGCTGGCATTCTCAGCAGCGTTGGGGGCTGCACGCAGGATATACTCATGGCTTACGCAAGCTGGTAAAATATCCATCCATTTCTGATACCGGAGATTTTGTGGGAACTATTCGTGATGTGAGCACCCGCACCATTTATTTTGGGTTCCGCACTTCGCTTTCGTACTTATGA